A DNA window from Leopardus geoffroyi isolate Oge1 chromosome A1, O.geoffroyi_Oge1_pat1.0, whole genome shotgun sequence contains the following coding sequences:
- the ZBED8 gene encoding protein ZBED8 has translation MSKKRKWDDDYVRYWFTCTTEVDGTQRPQCVLCNSIFSNADLRPSKLSDHFNRQHGGVGGHDLNSLKHMPAPSDQRETLKAFGVASHEDALLQASYQFAYLCAKEKNPHTIAEKLVKPCALEIAQIVLGPDAQKKLQQVPLSDDVIHSRIDEMSQDILQQVLEDIKASPLKVGVQLAETTDMDDCSQLMAFVRYIKEREIIEEFLFCEPLQLTMKGKDAFNLFRDFFLKHKIALDVCGSVCTDGASSMLGENSEFVACVKKEVPHIVITHCLLNPHELVTKTLPTKLRDALFTVVRVINFIKGRAPNHRLFQAFFEEIGIEYSVLLFHTEMRWLSRGQILTHIFEMYEEINQFLHHQSSNLVDGFENKEFKVHLAYLADLFKHLNELSASMQRTGMNTVSAREKLSAFVRKFPFWLKRIEKRNFTNFPFLEEIIVSDNEAASIGAEITLHLQQLNSFFHGYFSVGDLDEASKWILDPFLFNLDFVDDGYLMKNDLAELRASGQILMEFETMKLEDFWCAQFTVFPSLAKTALQILVPFATTYLCELGFSSLLHFKTKSRSCFNMNDDIRVAISKKVPRFSDIIEQKLQLQQKSL, from the coding sequence ATGTCGAAGAAGCGAAAATGGGATGATGACTATGTTCGTTACTGGTTCACCTGTACAACGGAGGTTGATGGAACTCAACGCCCACAATGTGTATTGTGTAACTCGATATTTTCAAATGCTGACCTCAGACCATCGAAATTGTCTGACCATTTTAACAGACAGCATGGTGGTGTAGGTGGGCATGATCTCAATAGCCTGAAGCATATGCCAGCACCATCGGATCAGAGAGAAACCTTGAAAGCATTTGGAGTTGCGTCTCATGAGGATGCCTTATTACAAGCATCATATCAGTTTGCGTATTTATGTGCCAAGGAGAAGAATCCTCATACAATAGCTGAAAAATTAGTGAAACCATGTGCATTGGAAATAGCACAAATAGTTTTGGGACCAGATGCACAAAAGAAGCTTCAGCAGGTACCTTTATCAGACGATGTGATCCATTCTAGAATTGATGAAATGAGCCAGGATATCTTACAGCAAGTTCTAGAAGACATCAAAGCCAGTCCTCTCAAAGTGGGTGTTCAACTTGCTGAGACAACTGACATGGATGACTGCAGTCAGCTAATGGCGTTTGTACGATacataaaagaaagagagatcatAGAAGAATTTCTCTTCTGTGAACCATTGCAGTtaacaatgaaaggaaaagatgCGTTCAATCTCTTCAGAGACTTCTTTTTGAAGCATAAGATAGCACTTGATGTATGCGGCTCTGTTTGTACTGATGGTGCCTCTTCTATGCTAGGAGAAAATTCAGAATTTGTTGCTTGTGTGAAAAAAGAGGTACCTCATATCGTGATCACACATTGCTTGTTGAATCCCCATGAACTTGTCACAAAGACCTTGCCTACAAAACTGAGAGATGCTCTGTTTACTGTGGTGAGGGTAATAAATTTCATCAAAGGACGAGCTCCAAATCATCGCCTCTTTCAGgctttttttgaagaaattggaATAGAGTATAGTGTCCTCCTTTTCCATACTGAAATGAGGTGGCTTTCCCGAGGTCAAATACTTActcatatttttgaaatgtatgaagaaataaatcaGTTCCTTCACCACCAAAGTAGTAATTTAGTTGATGGCTTtgaaaataaagagtttaaagtTCACTTAGCATACCTTGCAGATTTATTCAAACACCTCAATGAACTTAGTGCATCTATGCAAAGGACTGGGATGAACACAGTATCAGCTAGAGAAAAGTTATCTGCTTTTGTTAGGAAGTTTCCATTTTGGCTAAAGCgaattgagaaaagaaattttaccaactttccttttcttgaagaAATAATTGTTTCAGATAATGAAGCAGCCAGCATTGGAGCAGAAATAACCCTGCATCTGCAACAGTTGAACAGCTTCTTCCATGGATATTTTTCTGTTGGAGATCTTGATGAGGCAAGTAAATGGATACTGgatccatttctttttaatctggaTTTTGTTGATGATGGTTATCTGATGAAAAATGATCTTGCTGAATTACGAGCTAGTGGCCAAATCCTCATGGAATTTGAGACCATGAAGCTTGAGGATTTCTGGTGTGCTCAATTCACAGTGTTTCCAAGCCTGGCAAAGACAGCTCTACAAATCCTTGTACCATTTGCAACCACATACCTTTGTGAGTTGGGATTTTCAtcacttttacattttaaaacaaagtccaGAAGCTGCTTTAATATGAATGATGACATCCGTGTGGCTATTTCAAAAAAAGTTCCTCGTTTCTCAGACATCATTGAACAAAAGCTACAGCTACAACAGAAGTCACTATAA